One Candidatus Dadabacteria bacterium genomic region harbors:
- a CDS encoding HNH endonuclease — protein MLQSPVLVLNRFFVPVSVTSLKRAFILLYGGAAKAVNREYETFDFDSWKDIRSVDADDCVRTVTSVIKAPRVIILVRYEGYHRKQPKFNRINIFRRDADTCQYCAKAFRKRDLTLDHVIPRSMGGRSTWDNIVCCCVKCNRKKGGKTPEQANMRLLTKPVKPAASIFSNLHFKTVRYEEWEPFLNFVDMSYWNVELTD, from the coding sequence ATGCTTCAGTCACCGGTACTGGTTTTGAACAGGTTTTTCGTCCCTGTCTCGGTAACGAGCTTGAAAAGGGCCTTTATCCTTCTTTACGGTGGTGCTGCAAAGGCTGTAAACAGGGAGTATGAGACCTTTGACTTCGATTCGTGGAAGGATATCCGTTCGGTCGACGCCGACGACTGCGTAAGGACCGTTACCAGCGTTATAAAAGCTCCCCGGGTGATAATTCTCGTTAGGTATGAGGGGTATCACAGAAAGCAGCCTAAGTTCAACAGGATAAACATTTTCAGAAGGGACGCGGACACATGCCAGTACTGCGCGAAGGCTTTTCGGAAAAGAGATCTTACCCTTGACCATGTGATTCCGCGGTCCATGGGCGGAAGAAGTACCTGGGACAACATAGTGTGCTGTTGTGTTAAGTGCAACAGGAAAAAGGGAGGAAAAACTCCCGAGCAGGCGAACATGAGACTGCTCACCAAACCTGTGAAGCCCGCTGCCAGTATTTTTTCCAACCTCCATTTTAAAACCGTGAGATATGAGGAGTGGGAGCCTTTTCTGAACTTTGTGGATATGTCTTACTGGAACGTTGAACTGACTGACTGA